In Mytilus edulis chromosome 7, xbMytEdul2.2, whole genome shotgun sequence, a single genomic region encodes these proteins:
- the LOC139483099 gene encoding thyrotropin-releasing hormone receptor-like, with product MRRTFIRNKRATNLYRSIIEKNRKKLTLLCIEMEDSDVSESSNSLNDSLNTSDITLEYLNDVETERRIVPIVYLTILCILGTIGNLLIMYVYLIKFRRKATHRTFIVALAIADFLVCSFAIPFEIFQMTREYTFNAEWLCKFFRMFKNSFTLSSALILIGLSVNRYRSICYPLKTQLTYCQALKCIVCLVCFASVFASPEIFLTGIKIHKLENNLVGKDCSDSSEYEHTMYPMIYGTTQMVLYILCTISLLVMCLLIGRQIMRHVTFRDQFRLSKIFKTTSKETSVSTSTMVGIEKGSSTKKRVKDRLFSHKKHKTSSHKRINSPTKVTRTALVVSICFVILYLPYITMKILSAVTEGHIMPPSKLASIIMPTLSRTHFMNNVVNFIIYLKMDLSFRRQCKELLVTFISIFVKKVIIS from the coding sequence ATGAGACGTACATTTATTCGAAACAAAAGAGCAACGAATCTATATCGGAGTATCATAGAGAAGAATAGAAAAAAGTTAACTTTGTTGTGCATTGAAATGGAAGATTCAGATGTCAGTGAATCGTCAAACAGTTTAAACGATTCTTTGAATACATCAGACATTACTTTGGAATATCTAAATGATGTCGAAACTGAAAGGAGAATTGTTCCTATAGTTTATCTAACAATATTGTGTATCCTTGGGACGATAGGAAATCTGTTGATCATGTACGTTTATTTGATCAAATTCAGGAGAAAAGCAACACATCGTACGTTCATTGTTGCCCTAGCTATTGCAGACTTCCTTGTATGTAGTTTTGCTATACCTTTTGAGATATTCCAAATGACAAGGGAATACACATTTAATGCCGAATGGCTCTGTAAATTTTTCCGCatgtttaaaaacagttttacGTTATCTTCTGCGTTAATATTAATCGGACTGTCCGTTAATAGATACCGGTCAATTTGTTATCCTCTCAAAACCCAACTTACATATTGTCAAGCCTTAAAATGTATTGTGTGTCTAGTATGCTTCGCTTCAGTTTTTGCTTCTCCAGAAATATTTTTGACTggaattaaaatacataaacttGAAAACAATTTAGTTGGTAAGGATTGCTCGGATTCTTCAGAGTATGAACATACAATGTATCCTATGATATATGGTACGACTCAAATGGTATTATACATTCTCTGTACCATATCCTTATTAGTCATGTGTCTCTTGATTGGACGACAGATAATGCGACACGTGACGTTTCGTGACCAATTCAGattgtcaaaaatatttaaaacaacttCTAAGGAAACCTCAGTTTCAACGTCAACAATGGTTGGGATAGAAAAGGGGTCAAGTACCAAAAAACGTGTGAAAGATAGATTATTCAGtcataaaaaacacaaaacatctTCTCATAAAAGGATAAATTCCCCAACAAAGGTGACACGAACAGCCCTTGTTGTTAGTATATGTTtcgttattttatatttaccttATATTACTATGAAAATACTTTCTGCTGTTACGGAGGGACACATTATGCCACCTAGTAAATTGGCATCTATCATAATGCCTACGCTTTCGAGGACACATTTTATGAACAAtgttgttaattttattatatatttgaaaatggaTTTATCGTTCCGGAGACAATGCAAGGAATTATTAGTAACATTCATTTCAATATTTGTCAAAAAAGTAATaatttc